A window from Anoplolepis gracilipes chromosome 15, ASM4749672v1, whole genome shotgun sequence encodes these proteins:
- the Sps1 gene encoding inactive selenide, water dikinase-like protein yields MAELQGTPGAQDALAVAQLELEGNPNALALRRPFDPVAHDLDASFRLTRFADLKGUGCKVPQEILGKLLEGLQADDASAQDHEHAHFMHMAIPRIGIGMDSSVTPVRHGGLSLVQTTDFFYPLVDDPYMMGKIACANVLSDLYAMGVTDCDNMLMLLGVSTKMTEKERDVVVPLIMRGFKDSALEAGTTVTGGQTVVNPWCTIGGVATTVCQPNEYIVPDNAVVGDVLVLTKPLGTQVAVNAHQWLDQPDRWNRIKLVVSEEDVRKGYQRAMDSMARLNRTAARLMHKYNAHGATDVTGFGLLGHAQNLAKHQKNEVSFVIHNLPVISKMAAVAKACGNMFQLLQGHSAETSGGLLICLPREQAAAYCKDIEKQEGYQAWIIGIVEKGLRTARIIDKPRVIEVPAKEKDGELW; encoded by the exons ATGGCGGAACTGCAGGGCACCCCGGGGGCACAGGACGCCCTGGCTGTGGCGCAGCTCGAGCTCGAGGGGAATCCGAATGCCTTGGCGCTACGCAGGCCGTTCGATCCAGTGGCGCATGATCTCGATGCATCCTTCCGTCTGACGCGTTTCGCCGATCTAAAAGGATGAGGGTGTAAGGTCCCTCAGGAGATTCTCGGGAAGCTCCTTGAGGGACTACAGGCCGATGACGCGTCCGCACAGGATCACGAGCATGCCCACTTTATGCACATGGCGATACCCCGCATCG GCATTGGCATGGATTCCTCTGTGACACCAGTACGACATGGTGGGCTCAGTCTGGTGCAGACCACAGATTTCTTTTACCCACTAGTTGATGATCCTTACATGATGG GTAAAATCGCGTGTGCGAATGTCCTCAGCGACTTATACGCGATGGGTGTCACGGACTGCGACAACATGCTGATGCTGCTGGGAGTTAGCACAAAAATGACGGAGAAAGAGCGCGACGTTGTTGTGCCACTGATTATGAGAGGATTCAAGGATTCTGCTCTAGAGGCAGGTACGACTGTCACTGGTGGTCAGACGGTTGTAAATCCTTGGTGTACTATAGGAGGAGTTGCTACTACTGTTTGCCAACCGAACGAGTACATTgt ACCAGATAATGCTGTTGTGGGAGATGTTCTGGTCCTAACAAAACCTCTCGGCACGCAAGTCGCCGTCAATGCGCATCAATGGCTCGATCAGCCTGACCGTTGGAATAGAATTAAACTTGTGGTTAGCGAAGAGGATGTAAGAAAAGGTTATCAACGTGCAATGGATAGTATGGCCAGATTGAATAGGACag ctGCCAGATTGATGCACAAGTATAATGCACATGGGGCCACAGACGTCACTGGCTTTGGCCTGTTGGGTCATGCTCAAAATCTAGCCAAGCATCAGAAGAATGAAGTCTCTTTTGTTATTCACAATTTGCCTGTTATTTCTAAAATGGCAGCAGTAGCAAAGGCATGTGGCAACATGTTCCAGCTGTTGCAAGGTCATTCAGCCGAGACGAGTGGCGGTTTGCTTATTTGCCTTCCTCGAGAGCAA gCTGCGGCATATTGTAAAGATATCGAGAAGCAGGAAGGATATCAAGCGTGGATTATTGGCATCGTAGAAAAGGGACTTCGCACGGCTAGAATAATAGATAAGCCGCGAGTAATCGAAGTTCCGGCTAAGGAGAAAGATGGCGAGCTTTGGTAA
- the Cerk gene encoding ceramide kinase isoform X3 — translation MSHTDPRQIASWVKTIRNHLLGLTYRPRKVMLFINPIGGKKKGVRIWEKDVQPLMTIAGIETKMIITERTGHIRDVLLTVDLSDFHAVVCIGGDGTFAEVFNGLILRAVKDQQIDPNDPDVRLPSPVLPVGVIPSGSTDTMAYSLHGTTDVQTAAIHIIFGDSIGLDISSVHSNRTLLRLYASVLSYGYLGDVIRDSEKFRWMGPRRYDWSGFKKIIANKGYEGEIELLSDPCHPASSTRCMKNCSRCLQHMHNSIPDEEITRWVTVSGKFFMVNGANVSCACSRSPMGFSPHCHIGDGCVDVILIRHTSLINNVRLLLRLSSKRKTLYELPFVEVYRAREFTFRSLPTLQFENEINQVRSNSRLSVWNCDGEVLDNTNVKIRVHCQLLKVYTRRAQESTRESTCFSCSM, via the exons ATGAGCCACACAGATCCCAGACAGATCGCCTCGTGGGTGAAAACCATTCGAAATCACCTTCTAG GTCTTACGTATCGACCGCGAAAGGTGATGCTGTTCATCAATCCCATAGGCGGTAAGAAAAAAGGCGTCAGGATTTGGGAAAAGGACGTGCAGCCACTTATGACCATCGCCGGTATCgagacaaaaatgataatcaCCGAACGTACTGGCCACATTCGTGATGTTTTGCTGACGGTCGATTTGAGTGACTTTCAT GCAGTGGTATGCATCGGTGGCGATGGCACGTTCGCCGAAGTGTTCAACGGGCTGATTCTGAGGGCGGTCAAGGATCAGCAGATCGATCCCAACGATCCCGACGTCAGACTTCCCAGCCCTGTTTTGCCCGTCGGCGTTATACCCAGCGGTAGCACGGATACGATGGCCTATAGTCTGCACGGTACCACTGACGTTCAGACAGCTGCTATACACATCATTTTCGGCGACTCGATCGGTCTGGACATTTCATCGGTTCATAGCAATCGCACCTTGCTCAGATTGTACGCCAGCGTGCTCAGTTACGGCTATCTGGGTGACGTAATTCGCGATAGTGAAAAATTTCGCTGGATGGGGCCCCGTAGATACGATTGGTCCG ggtttaaaaagataatagcaAACAAGGGTTACGAAGGCGAGATTGAGCTGTTGTCAGATCCGTGTCATCCTGCAAGTAGTACCAGATGCATGAAAAACTGTTCACGCTGTCTGCAACACATGCACAATAGCATTCCCGACGAGGAAATCACCA GATGGGTGACGGTTAGTGGAAAGTTTTTTATGGTGAACGGCGCGAACGTGTCTTGCGCGTGCTCGAGAAGTCCCATGGGCTTTAGTCCTCACTGTCACATAGGCGATGGCTGCGTAGACGTGATTCTAATTAGACACACATCTCTCATAAACAATGTCAGATTACTACTCAGGCTGTCCAGTAAACGAAAGACTCTG TACGAGCTACCATTTGTCGAGGTTTATCGAGCAAGAGAATTCACATTCCGCTCTTTGCCGACACTGCAATTCGAAAATGAGATAAATCAGGTTCGTTCCAACTCTCGGCTTAGCGTATGGAACTGCGACGGTGAAGTGCTCGACAACACCAATGTGAAAATCAG AGTACACTGCCAACTACTGAAGGTTTACACAAGACGAGCTCAAGAATCAACTCGGGAATCGACCTGCTTCAGTTGTTCTATGTGA
- the Cerk gene encoding ceramide kinase isoform X1 has protein sequence MMQDIPGASADDHRASRSVLLNTFVVKKKRCRVYLHRGTLIWETERPPYTRWTLPLTDVLAVRYGDDWIPGLSVKEKQPTSPATVCPTNFILHYAVRGSKNKWRHHSVTMSHTDPRQIASWVKTIRNHLLGLTYRPRKVMLFINPIGGKKKGVRIWEKDVQPLMTIAGIETKMIITERTGHIRDVLLTVDLSDFHAVVCIGGDGTFAEVFNGLILRAVKDQQIDPNDPDVRLPSPVLPVGVIPSGSTDTMAYSLHGTTDVQTAAIHIIFGDSIGLDISSVHSNRTLLRLYASVLSYGYLGDVIRDSEKFRWMGPRRYDWSGFKKIIANKGYEGEIELLSDPCHPASSTRCMKNCSRCLQHMHNSIPDEEITRWVTVSGKFFMVNGANVSCACSRSPMGFSPHCHIGDGCVDVILIRHTSLINNVRLLLRLSSKRKTLYELPFVEVYRAREFTFRSLPTLQFENEINQVRSNSRLSVWNCDGEVLDNTNVKIRVHCQLLKVYTRRAQESTRESTCFSCSM, from the exons ATGATGCAGGATATTCCCGGCGCGTCCGCCGACGACCACCGTGCCTCCAGGTCGGTGCTGCTCAACACCTTCGTCGTGAAGAAGAAGCGATGCCGCGTGTATCTACATCGCGGTACGCTTATCTGGGAAACGGAGCGGCCGCCTTACA CCAGATGGACGCTGCCTTTGACAGACGTTTTGGCGGTACGCTACGGCGATGACTGGATACCAGGTTTGAGTGTTAAAGAGAAACAGCCGACCTCGCCGGCCACGGTTTGCCCGACGAATTTTATTCTGCACTACGCAGTTCGCGGATCCAAGAACAAATGGCGACATCACAGCGTAACTATGAGCCACACAGATCCCAGACAGATCGCCTCGTGGGTGAAAACCATTCGAAATCACCTTCTAG GTCTTACGTATCGACCGCGAAAGGTGATGCTGTTCATCAATCCCATAGGCGGTAAGAAAAAAGGCGTCAGGATTTGGGAAAAGGACGTGCAGCCACTTATGACCATCGCCGGTATCgagacaaaaatgataatcaCCGAACGTACTGGCCACATTCGTGATGTTTTGCTGACGGTCGATTTGAGTGACTTTCAT GCAGTGGTATGCATCGGTGGCGATGGCACGTTCGCCGAAGTGTTCAACGGGCTGATTCTGAGGGCGGTCAAGGATCAGCAGATCGATCCCAACGATCCCGACGTCAGACTTCCCAGCCCTGTTTTGCCCGTCGGCGTTATACCCAGCGGTAGCACGGATACGATGGCCTATAGTCTGCACGGTACCACTGACGTTCAGACAGCTGCTATACACATCATTTTCGGCGACTCGATCGGTCTGGACATTTCATCGGTTCATAGCAATCGCACCTTGCTCAGATTGTACGCCAGCGTGCTCAGTTACGGCTATCTGGGTGACGTAATTCGCGATAGTGAAAAATTTCGCTGGATGGGGCCCCGTAGATACGATTGGTCCG ggtttaaaaagataatagcaAACAAGGGTTACGAAGGCGAGATTGAGCTGTTGTCAGATCCGTGTCATCCTGCAAGTAGTACCAGATGCATGAAAAACTGTTCACGCTGTCTGCAACACATGCACAATAGCATTCCCGACGAGGAAATCACCA GATGGGTGACGGTTAGTGGAAAGTTTTTTATGGTGAACGGCGCGAACGTGTCTTGCGCGTGCTCGAGAAGTCCCATGGGCTTTAGTCCTCACTGTCACATAGGCGATGGCTGCGTAGACGTGATTCTAATTAGACACACATCTCTCATAAACAATGTCAGATTACTACTCAGGCTGTCCAGTAAACGAAAGACTCTG TACGAGCTACCATTTGTCGAGGTTTATCGAGCAAGAGAATTCACATTCCGCTCTTTGCCGACACTGCAATTCGAAAATGAGATAAATCAGGTTCGTTCCAACTCTCGGCTTAGCGTATGGAACTGCGACGGTGAAGTGCTCGACAACACCAATGTGAAAATCAG AGTACACTGCCAACTACTGAAGGTTTACACAAGACGAGCTCAAGAATCAACTCGGGAATCGACCTGCTTCAGTTGTTCTATGTGA
- the Ecsit gene encoding evolutionarily conserved signaling intermediate in Toll pathway, mitochondrial, with protein MLSRVVRGVLALGKDLALKRPPLKISDPASGRVNYPCGLHTTGFRGKDNEPSALIVQAFANAERKEKEAYLDILRQYKSNNDFRRGHVEFIQVALKYMDDFNVNRDLAVYKVLLDVLPKGKFIPNNFFQTMVMHYPKQQYVAIDLLCKMEKNCVIPDVEMQDMLLNIFGKHGAPLKKFWRMMYWMPKFANLNPWPCPRPAPKDPRVLARLAMSKISSVDVQTMIVEFETKDIQDAIEDTWIVSAMSSTQERLLQTQSPSNPIFVEGPYTVWVADECIDYFILRGENRKMKKEYEDIDDVSNIRIPFWDKKEIIPAPTVHEQDDGIYFAMCATGTSTKDSLLSWIRCLQKQNPILNVIPVVFKVASFSKEQLYIDTEKSKNEMYIKN; from the exons ATGCTCTCGCGGGTCGTGAGGGGTGTCCTTGCATTGGGTAAGGATCTCGCATTAAAACGACCCCCGCTTAAGATTTCAGATCCTGCGTCAGGTCGGGTGAATTACCCTTGTGGCCTTCACACCACCGGATTCCGAGGTAAGGATAACGAGCCGTCCGCCCTCATAGTCCAGGCCTTCGCGAACGCCGAGAGAAAGGAGAAGGAGGCCTATCTGGACATACTCCGGCAATACAAGAGCAACAACGACTTCAGGCGCGGTCACGTGGAATTTATTCAGGTAGCCCTCAAATACATGGACGATTTCAACGTGAATCGGGATTTGGCCGTGTACAAGGTTCTGTTGGACGTGCTCCCCAAGGGTAAATTCATCCCCAACAACTTCTTCCAAACTATGGTCATGCATTATCCTAAGCAGCAATACGTAGCCATCGACCTGCTTTGTAAAATGGAGAAAAATTGCGTGATACCGGACGTGGAGATGCAGGACATGCTGCTGAATATCTTTGGGAAGCATGGCGCGCCGCTGAAGAAGTTTTGGAGAATGATGTATTGGATGCCCAAGTTTGCAAACTTGAATCCTTGGCCTTGTCCCAGACCGGCGCCAAAGGACCCACGAGTACTTGCGAGATTGGCGATGAGTAAGATATCTAGCGTAGATGTGCAGACTATGATCGTGGAGTTTGAGACCAAGGATATACAAGACGCCATCGAAGACACGTGGATTGTGTCTGCAATGAGCAGCACCCAAGAGAGACTGTTGCAAACGCAATCTCCTAGCAATCCAATTTTTGTTGAAGGACCATATACAGTTTGGGTTGCTGATGAATGTATTGACTATTTTATACTGAGAGgagaaaacagaaaaatgaaaaaagagtaTGAAGATATCGATG atGTTTCAAATATTAGAATCCCCTTTTGGgataaaaaggaaataatcCCTGCTCCTACAGTCCACGAACAAGATGAcggcatatattttgcaatgtgCGCTACAGGTACATCTACAAAAGATTCTTTGTTGTCCTGGATACGATGTTTACAAAAACAGAATCCTATCTTGAATGTAATCCCGGTAGTGTTCAAAGTCGCGTCGTTCTCGAAGGAACAGCTGTACATCGATACTGAAAAGAGCAAGaatgaaatgtatataaaaaattaa
- the Cerk gene encoding ceramide kinase isoform X2 has product MCVESHYIRRALVSDTLILKYDQSRQRNFISFCFESHSIQKKTRWTLPLTDVLAVRYGDDWIPGLSVKEKQPTSPATVCPTNFILHYAVRGSKNKWRHHSVTMSHTDPRQIASWVKTIRNHLLGLTYRPRKVMLFINPIGGKKKGVRIWEKDVQPLMTIAGIETKMIITERTGHIRDVLLTVDLSDFHAVVCIGGDGTFAEVFNGLILRAVKDQQIDPNDPDVRLPSPVLPVGVIPSGSTDTMAYSLHGTTDVQTAAIHIIFGDSIGLDISSVHSNRTLLRLYASVLSYGYLGDVIRDSEKFRWMGPRRYDWSGFKKIIANKGYEGEIELLSDPCHPASSTRCMKNCSRCLQHMHNSIPDEEITRWVTVSGKFFMVNGANVSCACSRSPMGFSPHCHIGDGCVDVILIRHTSLINNVRLLLRLSSKRKTLYELPFVEVYRAREFTFRSLPTLQFENEINQVRSNSRLSVWNCDGEVLDNTNVKIRVHCQLLKVYTRRAQESTRESTCFSCSM; this is encoded by the exons ATGTGTGTTGAATCGCATTACATTCGCCGAGCTCTCGTATCAGACACattgatattgaaatatgATCAATCAagacaaagaaattttatctcgtTTTGCTTTGAGTCACATTccatacagaaaaaaa CCAGATGGACGCTGCCTTTGACAGACGTTTTGGCGGTACGCTACGGCGATGACTGGATACCAGGTTTGAGTGTTAAAGAGAAACAGCCGACCTCGCCGGCCACGGTTTGCCCGACGAATTTTATTCTGCACTACGCAGTTCGCGGATCCAAGAACAAATGGCGACATCACAGCGTAACTATGAGCCACACAGATCCCAGACAGATCGCCTCGTGGGTGAAAACCATTCGAAATCACCTTCTAG GTCTTACGTATCGACCGCGAAAGGTGATGCTGTTCATCAATCCCATAGGCGGTAAGAAAAAAGGCGTCAGGATTTGGGAAAAGGACGTGCAGCCACTTATGACCATCGCCGGTATCgagacaaaaatgataatcaCCGAACGTACTGGCCACATTCGTGATGTTTTGCTGACGGTCGATTTGAGTGACTTTCAT GCAGTGGTATGCATCGGTGGCGATGGCACGTTCGCCGAAGTGTTCAACGGGCTGATTCTGAGGGCGGTCAAGGATCAGCAGATCGATCCCAACGATCCCGACGTCAGACTTCCCAGCCCTGTTTTGCCCGTCGGCGTTATACCCAGCGGTAGCACGGATACGATGGCCTATAGTCTGCACGGTACCACTGACGTTCAGACAGCTGCTATACACATCATTTTCGGCGACTCGATCGGTCTGGACATTTCATCGGTTCATAGCAATCGCACCTTGCTCAGATTGTACGCCAGCGTGCTCAGTTACGGCTATCTGGGTGACGTAATTCGCGATAGTGAAAAATTTCGCTGGATGGGGCCCCGTAGATACGATTGGTCCG ggtttaaaaagataatagcaAACAAGGGTTACGAAGGCGAGATTGAGCTGTTGTCAGATCCGTGTCATCCTGCAAGTAGTACCAGATGCATGAAAAACTGTTCACGCTGTCTGCAACACATGCACAATAGCATTCCCGACGAGGAAATCACCA GATGGGTGACGGTTAGTGGAAAGTTTTTTATGGTGAACGGCGCGAACGTGTCTTGCGCGTGCTCGAGAAGTCCCATGGGCTTTAGTCCTCACTGTCACATAGGCGATGGCTGCGTAGACGTGATTCTAATTAGACACACATCTCTCATAAACAATGTCAGATTACTACTCAGGCTGTCCAGTAAACGAAAGACTCTG TACGAGCTACCATTTGTCGAGGTTTATCGAGCAAGAGAATTCACATTCCGCTCTTTGCCGACACTGCAATTCGAAAATGAGATAAATCAGGTTCGTTCCAACTCTCGGCTTAGCGTATGGAACTGCGACGGTGAAGTGCTCGACAACACCAATGTGAAAATCAG AGTACACTGCCAACTACTGAAGGTTTACACAAGACGAGCTCAAGAATCAACTCGGGAATCGACCTGCTTCAGTTGTTCTATGTGA